Proteins encoded in a region of the Miscanthus floridulus cultivar M001 unplaced genomic scaffold, ASM1932011v1 fs_132_2_3, whole genome shotgun sequence genome:
- the LOC136530454 gene encoding uncharacterized protein, which yields MGQAYYYHQRLVLLAVVALLSAGLFPQALGKGKGKAHAGAVNPVVAGICSRTPFPEVCKSTAGRHASKFPVIDNLAVLNMQVDAFSKRTAQARKHVAKSARTIPPAQAQALTFCDTMYMNTQDTIGAAQRAITFKDTSTAKIMLQLAVQDFDSCDRPFTQAGIPNPMGKFDKELNQMANNCMALANMI from the coding sequence TGCTGTCTGCTGGCCTCTTCCCGCAGGCGTTAGGGAAGGGCAAGGGTAAGGCGCATGCCGGTGCTGTCAACCCGGTGGTTGCTGGCATCTGCTCTCGCACCCCATTCCCAGAGGTTTGCAAGTCCACTGCCGGGCGGCATGCGTCCAAGTTCCCGGTCATCGACAACTTGGCCGTGCTCAACATGCAGGTGGACGCGTTCTCCAAGCGCACTGCGCAGGCGCGGAAGCACGTCGCAAAGTCGGCCCGCACTATTCCACCGGCGCAGGCGCAGGCCCTTACATTCTGCGACACAATGTACATGAACACACAGGACACCATCGGTGCGGCGCAGCGGGCCATCACGTTCAAGGACACGAGCACCGCAAAAATCATGCTGCAGCTCGCCGTTCAGGACTTCGACTCGTGTGACCGTCCGTTCACCCAGGCTGGTATCCCCAACCCCATGGGGAAGTTCGATAAGGAGCTCAACCAGATGGCCAACAACTGCATGGCGCTTGCAAACATGATTTGA